A genome region from Megalobrama amblycephala isolate DHTTF-2021 linkage group LG16, ASM1881202v1, whole genome shotgun sequence includes the following:
- the LOC125249102 gene encoding olfactory receptor 1D2-like, protein MTTEEMMQPPLENKSSVLVFALSGLNETMENRFVFFSFTALFYPLMVFCNVTVIFTITLHKKLHEPMYVFICNLCINGLFGTSGFYPKFMYDLLSHDHVISYAGCLIQIFVIYSSALCDFSTLTVMAYDRYLAICRPLEYHSIMTNQLVLKCILFCWLAPFSCMSVLIILISRLTLCGSTIEKLYCEIWAVAKLSCFSTTVNNVFGYIVILTYFGHSVLIFCSYIHLIRKCMNSIEVRHKFMQTCVPHLLSLINVTFALLFDVLYSRYGSKNVPQSVRNFMALEFLLVPPILNPLIYGLNLTTVRQQVMRMFFKKQVGISE, encoded by the exons ATGACAACAGAGGAGATG ATGCAGCCCCCACTGGAGAACAAGTCCAGTGTCTTAGTATTTGCACTCTCTGGTCTGAATGAAACAATGGAAAAcagatttgtgtttttttctttcactgCACTGTTTTATCCCCTAATGGTGTTTTgtaatgtaactgtaattttcACCATAACACTACATAAGAAGCTTCACGAGCCAATGTACGTGTTTATATGTAATTTGTGTATTAATGGACTTTTTGGCACTTCTGGATTCTACCCTAAATTCATGTATGATTTACTATCCCATGATCATGTAATTTCTTATGCTGGCTGTCTGATTcaaatatttgtcatttattcATCTGCTTTGTGTGACTTTTCAACATTAACTGTGATGGCATATGATAGGTATTTGGCGATATGTAGACCACTGGAGTATCATTCAATAATGACCAATCAACTGGTTCTTAAATGCATCCTTTTCTGCTGGCTGGCCCCATTTTCTTGTATgtctgttttaattattttaatatctaGACTCACCTTATGTGGCTCTACTATTGAAAAGTTATATTGTGAGATTTGGGCAGTTGCAAAACTTTCTTGTTTTTCTACAACAGTAAATAATGTATTTGGGTACATTGTTATTCTTACATACTTTGGACATTCAGTATTGATTTTTTGCTCATACATTCACTTGATTAGAAAGTGCATGAATTCAATAGAGGTCAGGCACAAATTCATGCAAACATGTGTGCCACATCTGCTTTCATTGATCAATGTCACATTTGCATTGCTGTTTGATGTGCTGTACAGTCGTTATGGCTCAAAGAATGTGCCTCAAAGTGTACGGAATTTTATGGCTCTTGAATTCTTACTCGTACCACCCATTTTAAATCCACTTATTTACGGACTAAATCTAACAACAGTACGCCAGCAAGTTATGAGAATGTTTTTCAAGAAACAAGTGGGAATATCTGAGTGA
- the LOC125249101 gene encoding olfactory receptor 52Z1-like produces the protein MITENMMQPPLENESIVLAFTLSGLNETMENRFVFFSLTTLLYPLMVFCNVTIIFTIISYKKLHEPMYVFICNLCINALYGTAGFYPKFMYDLLAQDHVISYAGCLIQIFVIYSFALCEISTLTVMAYDRYVAICRPLEYHSIMTNQRVREWILFCWLAPFFCMFILIVLTTRLTLCGSTIEKLYCEIWAVAKLSCFSTTVNNVFGLTVILVYVGHGVLIYWSYFQLIRKCMKSIEVRHKFVQTCVPHLLSLINVTVAFLFDVMYSRFGSKNIPQSVRNFMALEFLLIPPILNPLIYGLNLTTVRQQVMKMFFLKISRNV, from the exons ATGATAACCGAGAACATG ATGCAGCCACCACTGGAGAATGAATCCATTGTCTTAGCATTTACACTCTCTGGACTTAATGAAACAATGGAAAAcagatttgtgtttttttctctcactACACTGCTTTATCCCCTAATGGTGTTTTGTAATGTAACTATAATTTTCACTATAATTTCATATAAGAAACTTCACGAGCCGATGTATGTGTTTATATGCAATTTGTGTATAAATGCACTTTATGGCACTGCTGGATTCTACCCTAAATTCATGTATGATTTATTAGCCCAAGATCATGTGATTTCTTATGCTGGATGTCTGATTCagatttttgtcatttattcatttgcttTGTGTGAAATTTCAACATTAACAGTGATGGCATATGACAGGTATGTGGCAATATGTAGACCACTGGAGTATCATTCAataatgaccaatcagagggtTCGTGAATGGATCCTTTTCTGCTGGCTGGCCccatttttttgtatgtttattttaattgtattaacaACTAGACTCACTTTATGTGGCTCCACCATTGAAAAGTTATATTGTGAGATTTGGGCAGTTGCAAAACTTTCTTGTTTTTCTACAACTGTAAATAATGTCTTTGGGTTAACTGTTATTCTTGTATATGTTGGACATGGTGTATTAATATATTGGTCCTATTTTCAGTTGATTAGAAAGTGCATGAAGTCAATAGAAGTCAGGCACAAATTCGTGCAAACATGTGTGCCACATCTGCTTTCATTGATCAATGTGACTGTTGCATTTTTGTTTGATGTAATGTACAGTCGTTTTGGCTCAAAGAATATACCTCAAAGTGTACGCAATTTCATGGCCCTGGAATTCCTACTCATACCACCCATTTTAAATCCCCTTATTTATGGACTAAATCTGACAACAGTACGCCAGcaagttatgaaaatgttttttttaaaaataagtagGAATGTCTGA